From the Penaeus monodon isolate SGIC_2016 chromosome 3, NSTDA_Pmon_1, whole genome shotgun sequence genome, the window CAATGACAAAAGCTGCATATAAAATGGCGGCTCTACTTGCGGTCGACACATTCGCTCGTCCGCTGAGCATGGTAAGACGGCCGGCGGGACGGAGATAGGGACGGCGCTGTCACGTTGTCTTCTCGGTTGCCTGGAAAAGATCATCTTTTATGTCATTTAAGCGAAAGCTTTATGTAGCCATGGCGTGTATTGTGAGTGGGGCCGGGCGCTGGGGAAGATCACGCGTCTGAACTCTTTCATGTTGTTTAAACGAAATGTTTTTGTGGCGAAGGCTTGTACTGGGAAATCGGTAGTGGTTTGTGAATTTTTGTGAAGTGTGAAAACACAGTTGAAGGCGAATTACACGTTacgtaatgtatataaatgtgttgtaGGGTGTGTGATTGGAAATGATTACTCTATTGACTATTTACGTCATTCTGTAAGTATTTGCTTCTGATTTACAGATGAAGTTCTTACTGTTGTTGGCCTTGGCTGCTGCGGCTGCTGGGGATCATTCCCTTGGCGGACACGGGCATTTCCATGGACATTTCCCTCCCGCCGGGCAAGGGCATTTCCCTCCTGTCGGGCATGGATTTAGGCCCAACGCGTTCAGCTTCCCACACGGAGTACATGGCTTCAGACCTGCCGCCGTCCACCGCCCCGTGCGACCTGTGGCACCTGTGGCCTTGTTGCTCAGCCGGTTCCCGTGCCCCGGTGAGCCCCGGGGCCCTTCTAGTTGGCAGCATTTCGTCAAATGACAATTTTCAAGATAAAAGTATCTGCAAACTAAATCTTTGGTCTAACGAGTAAAATTGTTCCCCTTGCCTGATCAAATTTCCTTTCCAAAATACCCCCcctcaataaaattttatagattaataaaaatttttttcgcttCATTCCAGGTGCACCGAGGCCGAAGGGGACCTTGGTGCCCCCAGTTACCTCGGGCGTCCCGGTAAGTGTCGAGGTCCTGCGGCTTCAGAGCTGCTTTCACCCCTAAAATGCTCTTATAACATAttgatcatatacatatactgtatgtattttttatatggaaaatatcatatatagtagtatttatTCATTGCATTAATGggggttttgcttttttcccttttgaagcaatctttctttcattttggggAAATCTTTCCCCTGCTTCGATGTCCTTAAAAGGAaattccccctaacccccccctttcctttccccccacaaCATGGGGGTTCCGATTTCGGGGGACCAAAGGCTGGGCGACAGCGAGTACCACTTCTCGTGGCGCCATGACGGCACAAGCCCTACACGTGGGGGGGCCCAACCATTCTGCGGCAACCTTGCTGGGGCTGGGGATCAGCATCGAGACTCGCCAAGAGGACAGCCTCGTCCGAGAGGAATTacaaaaggaaatattaaaacTCTCCTCCCCTTGTTTTTGGCATTCAACCCAAACCTTTCAAGGGTCGGGGTTTCGACCCAGAAGTAATATGACCCTTGCTAaatcgtctttttatttttttagtcatCTCCGGATTTGGACTAGGTCCTCAAAAACAGGCTTCGCCGGGGCTTCAGGTAAGAATTCGTGGTCTCCTGGTCCCACACCGGGGGTAAGTCCtccggttttttccttttctcaaaaaaaccccaaaggtttAATTTTGCCGAAAACTTTTCTCCCTTCCCAATTAAGGAACATCGCCCACAACCAGAAAACCCGAGGGGGAATGGAACTGCCGGGGGGTTCTCAACAACGTCTCGCGACGGCATCGTGGCACACATCGCCTCCCCACGACAAGGCCTCTTTGCGACGAAAATCAGAGTCCTGGATAAACCAAAAATACCCCACAACACGAGATGCACATctcaatttttatttgtattttaatagaaaaataaacccaATAAAAACTTATTTAAAAACTTAGAATCATATTATGTTTTATTCCCATTTTCcaattaccaaaaacaaaaaaaagtattcaaaatTGATTTTTGATATcgtttaaaattttaagttttaaaaccTTATATTTACtacttttcatctccttcttatCCTAGACTATTCCAATGAATTAGATATGTTTGGGACCCCCCCACTCCTTTTACGCATACACTACAAAAACACggtacacaccccccaaaaccccccaaaaaccaaaaacaaaaatatataatatatattatatatatatttaatatataaaagtatagaatGAGTTTGGGAAAAATCTCCTTTATTTTTTAGATCAGCTTTTCTACACAATGTCAGTTATATTTTTCGTCCCTTATTCAGACTATGTGGTTGTAttgtttggatttttatttttggataatGTTCCCCTTAATTATTGCTCGGGACCAAAATTAAAGAGTATACTAatctaaacgaaaaaaaattttaaaagtaatttccaATTTCTAGATATTAAAAGGGACATTCGctaaaatccccaaaaacaaaaaagacatactttttgtcaaaaatttttcttcaacgatttttaaaaaaaaccatttcaaAGAACTAAAGCAAGGGTTTGGTAAAATATTTGTAGTAATTAAAAATATTCCATAACTAATCTTAAcaaactatttatataaatatctttcatTCGGGGCAATGATTTATCAAATGCAAAAGGCCTCACATTGGTTTCTTGTCAAAGCAAATGGGGAATGAACCTGgagtctccatctcccccttttaaaaagggtaaaaaatcaaGGGCCCCCTGAACAACATTAGGTTCCCTTTTCTACCTGCTATATcattcccaaaaaaggaaaatgtatctGGACTGGTAAGTCCCCTGTCAAGCTCCCTCAACAGGGGCGCTCAAACATTCTGACGTAAAAACCTGTAAAAGGGGACTATTTAGAGACAACCCTCCCCGTCACGATGTCCATTTTAAaagttggtggggtttttgtgggggagcCCGGCCGGGGCGCTAATCCGCTTGTCAAAATGGAACTATGTGACTCCTAACCTAACCCTTACCCCTTCCCACCACATAACCCCCAAAGCGCCTCGAATTTCTTCCCGGgggaccaaaaccccccccctcgatGAGAGCCCACGACCACTTATCCCCGGATTTTCCCTTCCCAAGAAATTTCCCCGCCAAAAACGCCACcaccctttatatttatatatgtgtgtgtgtttttttgggtgttttggaaCCGTTTCCGCGCGAAGGCCCCCCACCCTAATTTTTAGCGCATTAAAGTCAAATGAACTATCATATAATATTCCACCTACCCTACTTTAATATTCTTACCAttttcaacaaaaacaaaatttttttcatacctCTGCCTTTTTTTGTCATCCTCTTTCTATAAATCAACCTAAAAATTatgcccattaaaaaaaaaaaaaaaaaaaaaaacacaaaaaccaaaaatatatattaaatataataattatatatataaaattatattttatacatataactcacaaaaaaaaaaaataatatttaataaaaaaatgattatgggggggggttttttgggtgcaTGTTTGGGTAAAAGTTTTACATATTTGGCGCAattattctaaattttattttttaactaggGCAAATTTTGCCCTAAACCTTGCcctggggcccctttaaaaaggtTTCTAATTCGTTACGGGCTTTAAAAAGTTACATTGGGTTAGTTAAATTCTTCATCGAAGTCCAGGATTTCAAAATTGCATATGAAAAGATTTTAAAGAActttaaagggaattttaagggtttttattatataataaaaattataatattaattatatattttatagtattataaataatatattattttattattttccccgaGCCTTCTCCTGCAAACAAGGGCCTTTAGGGGTCTCTGGCGTCCCCCCTTTTCCGAGGGAGGCCCTTCCCCAAAAAGGAGGGAAACCATTGGAAGCCGTTCCCCTACACCTCTTTTCACATTATTTACCCCTCTCGCCAATGGGGGACCACCCAAAGTCAACGCAGGattttaaacccgggaaaaattttaatcaGGACACGGGGCCCAAGGCCAACCCCTGGCCCtcgcccctcaaaaaaaatctcatttgcaTTTATGTAAATCGtatttttaaacaacaaaaaaaaatgctatttactatgtttatttatttgttacaccaacaccccaaattaattctatatcaaatatatatacatatattgtgttttttgttttgggggcgggggggggttgtgtgtgtgtgtgtggtgtgtggtgtgtggtgtgtgtgtgtgttgtgtgtgtttgtgcgtgttccCAATTTAAATGACACTTAAAACTATTCTTATTTTGGATATATTGGGATTGTATATCaatacaatgaataaaaaaaataaagcttcacAATTCTTTGGGTCTGATAGCTCACCTAAATTCAAAAAAACAAccttataaaatatcaaaaatttattcCAACCAAAAAGGCCCCATATCCTAAAACccagattataataaaaaaaaaccaaacttttttaGCATTTGGCTTTACTAATcattctgtttaattttttttaaaaataattatgtaactatacacaaaaaaccccaaacattatatacaataataaacaaaccTTATTTTGGTATTTAGAATTTAAAAACAACCAATTGGGTTAAATAATTATattgcttttaattttattttgtcttttctatatataaaaattttaaatttgtatattatatgtttataaaaattatttataatgtataatttatatatttgcattatcatattaaaattattaattatattatatatatttatatatatatattatatatataataataaaatttataagtagtatatgtattattgagAAGGTTAATTTTGTTTTACAGAACcatagaaaaaagaatttttcctcaataaaaaaattttcctgattAAATGTAACTTTCCAGCGGACGCTTTCtcatggggaagggaaaagggagaaaaccccTTTAACGATGCCCTTtcctaaaagaaagggaaaaaagctgCATATAAAATGGCGCTCTCTTGGGGTCGACACTTCGCTGTCCCGCTGAGGGGTAAGAGGCGGGGGACGGAGATAGGGACGGCGCTGTCACGTTGTCTTCCTCGTTGCCTGGAAAAGATCTCTTATGTCATTTAGCAAAGCTTTTATGTAGCCATGGCGTTATTTGATGTGGGGCCGGGCGCTGGGGAAATCACGCGTCTGAATCTTATTTGTTTAAACGAAATGTTTTTTGTGCGAAGGCTTGTACTGGGAAATCGGTAgtggtttttgtgaatttttgtaAGTTGAAAACACAGTTAAGGCGAATTACACGTTacgaaatgtatataaatgtgttgtaGGGTGTGTGATTggaaattattatctatttactcaTTCTGTAGTATTTGCTTCTGATTTACAGATGAAGTTCTTATGTTGTTGGCCTTGGCTGCTGCGTGCTGGGGATTCCCTTGGGCGGACCACGGCTTTCCCATGGCATTTTCCCTCCTGCGGCAGGATTTCCCTCCTGTCGGCATGATTTAGCCCAACCGTTCAGCTTTCCACCAGTACATCTTCACCTGCCGCTCCCGCCCCGTGCGACCTGTGGCCCTGGGACCTGTGGTGCATCAGCGGTCCCGTGTCCCCGGGAGTCCCCGGGCCTTCTATGTGGCAGATTTTTCAATGACAATATTCaggatgataaaagtaatctGCAGAACTAAATGCTTCGTCATAACGAGTGAGATTGTTCCCACTTGCCTGAGTCGATTTCCTTTACCAGAATATCCTCCCCTCAAATCAATTTTAATAGATTAATGACAATATTTTCGCTTCAATTCCAGGTGCACCGAGGCCGAAGTGGACCTGTGGTGCCCCAGCCAGTTACCTCGGGCGTCCCGGTAAGTGTCGAGGTCACTGACGCTGCATTCAGAGCTGCTTTCACACCCTGAAATgactcatgtatatacatatatagatacatatatacatatacatgtatgtatttttatatgcatgtaaatatacatatatatgtatgtatatttattcatatgcatgtaaTGGCGAGGTGCTTCTTTTCGCCTTTTGAAGCAATCTTTCTTCTCATATTGAGGTAAATCATTCCTGCTGTCGATGTCCATTAAGGAAATATCCCCTAACCCCTACCATTCCTTTCCCACCCACAACAATGGCGGTTCGGCCGACTTCAGGTGGACCAAAGGCTGGGCGACAGCGAGTACCACTTCTCGTGGCGCCATGACGGCAGCAAGACCTACACGTGGGATGGCGCCAACCAGTACTGCGGCAACCTTGGCTCCGGCTGGCAGGGTATCAGCATCGAGACTCGCCAAGAGGACAGTCTCGTCAGAGAGGCAATTACAGAAGGTAATATTTCAaagctcatcctctctcttgtgTTGCGCGATTCACACCCAAACCTTCAAGGGTCGAGGTTCGAGTCCACGAAGCTATAAGTATGTAACCTTGCTAAATACgtgcatttttatctttttagatcATCTACCATGGATTTGGACCTCAGGTCAGCTCAAGAATCACGGCTTCGCCTGGGCTTCAGGTGAAGAATTCGTGGGTCTCAACTGGTCTCACACCGGCGGGTAAGTGCCTCCTGGCTTTTCCTTTTGCTCAAAACAAACCCACAGGTTACATCTTGCCGAAAACTCTTCTAACTCTTACCAATGTGATCAGGAATCATCGACCACAACCAGACAaccgagaggggaatgagaactgCCTGGGGGTTCTCAACAACGTCTACGACGACGGCATCAAGTGGCACGACATCGCCTGCCACCACGACAAGGCCATCATCTGCGAGCGCAAAGTCAGAGTCCTCGGAtgaacacaaatgcacacacaaacacagagatgcACATACAtcaatgtgtagtgtgtgtatttatatatagatatatgataagccCAATACTAACTTATTTATAAACACTGTACGAATCTAGGTATTATGTTTTATTGCCATTTTCCAATTACCAGAAAGACAATACAAAATAAGTATTCtaaattgattttattgatatcgTTTGAAATTAAGTTTTCAAACCTTATATTTACTGACATTTTCATCTCCGTTCTTAGTCACTAGACATATTCCAATGAATTACGAgtatgtgtgtgacacacacccactcacttcacgcatacacgtacacaccatgtatacacgcacgcacatacatacacacacacacacacacacacacacacacacacacacacacacacatatatatatatatattatatatatatatatatatatatatataagtatagaatgaGGTTTAGGAATAATCAGTCCTTTAGTGTTTAGATCAGCTTTTCTACACAAATgatcagttatatatttttcgtcCCATTATTGCAGACTATGTGGTtgtattgtttgtgattttacTCTTGGATAATGTTCACTTAGATATATTGCTACTGACCAAAATCTAGAAGAGTATACTAATCTAACACGACAGAAATTTAAAGTATATTTGCTCTAGATTTACTAGGATAATTAGAAGGGACATTCGCTATCAATAACACCATAACTAAGCAAGACATACTTTTGTGTCATAAATTTTCTGTCAACGATCTATAATAAAACCTATTTCTGAAGAACTAGAAGCAAGGGTTAGGTAAAATATTTGTAGTAATTAAGAATATTCCATAACTAATCTATACTAACATATTTAGTATAAACTAATCTTTCATTCGGGGACAATGACTTATCAAAAATGCGAAGGACGCATCACATTGGTCTTCTTGTCACAGCAAATGATGGGAATGAACCTGGAGTCTCCATCATCTCCTTTTGTAAAGGATCAAAATTCAAGGGCTCACCTGAAACAACATTAGGTTCCACAATTCTACCTGCTATATCATTACCCAAAAGGAAATGTATAACTGGAGCTGGTAGAGTCTCTGTCACAGCTACCTCAACGGGCGCATCAAACCATTCTGACAGTAAAAACACTGCA encodes:
- the LOC119591363 gene encoding uncharacterized protein LOC119591363 isoform X3, which produces MMKFLLVLALAAVAAGDHSLGGHGHFHGHFPPAGQGHFPPVGHGFRPNAFSFPHGVHGFRPAAVHRPVRPVAPVRPVVHQPVPVAPVHRGRSGPVVPQPVTSGVPVDQRLGDSEYHFSWRHDGSKTYTWDGANQYCGNLGSGWQGISIETRQEDSLVREAITEDHLPWIWTSGQLKNHGFAWASGEEFVGLNWSHTGGNHRPQPDNREGNENCLGVLNNVYDDGIKWHDIACHHDKAIICERKVRVLG